One Nocardioidaceae bacterium SCSIO 66511 genomic window carries:
- a CDS encoding ABC transporter permease translates to MASIYRRYATAIHTLVSLAIGLLLWQYAAAHTSSLVMVPVQDIWDAFLRNVENGRLATDFLSSLQGFSIGLALASVAGIAVGMLMASSKLIFDLLDPWVSALYSTPLIALAPVFIIIFGLGMTTKVAVVLSLAIFPVIINTTAGIKTTDKDLIETAQSFGAGRIEIFRKVMLPWSVPFILTGLRLAVGRALIGVVVAEFFGSQEGLGNLIFVSSQTFDTASVWLGVFLLAIIGTVLIRFMYTVERWVAPWRQNR, encoded by the coding sequence GTGGCTTCAATCTATCGCAGATACGCGACCGCGATACACACGCTGGTGTCGCTCGCCATTGGACTGCTTTTGTGGCAGTACGCCGCTGCGCACACTAGCTCGCTGGTCATGGTTCCGGTGCAGGACATCTGGGACGCCTTCCTGCGAAACGTCGAGAATGGCCGTCTAGCGACCGACTTCCTGTCCAGTCTGCAGGGATTCTCCATCGGGCTCGCGTTGGCATCCGTGGCCGGTATCGCGGTCGGCATGCTGATGGCGTCATCGAAGCTCATCTTTGACCTGTTAGATCCATGGGTCTCGGCGCTGTACTCGACACCACTGATCGCGCTGGCGCCCGTATTCATCATCATCTTCGGTCTCGGCATGACGACAAAGGTGGCCGTAGTGCTATCGCTCGCCATCTTCCCGGTAATCATCAATACAACGGCCGGGATAAAGACCACAGACAAGGACCTTATCGAAACTGCCCAGTCGTTCGGAGCCGGCCGCATCGAAATCTTCCGCAAAGTGATGCTACCTTGGTCGGTTCCGTTCATTCTCACCGGTCTGCGTTTGGCTGTGGGTCGTGCTCTGATCGGTGTGGTTGTCGCGGAATTTTTCGGATCACAGGAAGGTCTCGGAAATCTCATCTTCGTTTCGTCGCAAACCTTCGACACCGCATCCGTATGGCTCGGCGTCTTCCTACTCGCAATTATCGGAACGGTTCTGATCCGGTTCATGTACACCGTTGAGAGGTGGGTCGCTCCATGGCGCCAGAACAGATGA